The following DNA comes from Ooceraea biroi isolate clonal line C1 chromosome 11, Obir_v5.4, whole genome shotgun sequence.
CTTAAATTTCCGTAGCGCGGGCGAAAAAATGATTAACGGCCCGGAATTCTTTATCGTCCAAGTTCCGAGCTTTACCGTAGGGTGCATTAAGACCGAAACCGCGGAATGTATAACGTGCAAGAAATAGAGACAACTTTCTCAGCCcggaaattcttttttatgtcATTCGACACGGTCCTCTTTTTTCTGATATTCGCGttatttctacaaataaaatatatgtactgttaattaattgatcgTTAATACACGACTGTTTATTAACGTAATTCTCATACGAGCTACAAGAATGCCATCAATTGTTCGTGTAATTACGATTCTTGCTAGATAAAAGTTTTGATACACTTGAAATatgtcaaatatttaattatatgtatataatattttatatctgtaGCAAGTATGAAGAACTTTAATTTGGAAATACTCCATCGCTCTTTACAAAATCGCGCAGGGAAGCTTTCCCTCGTGTCTCATAACGAATTTCACCTAACACCATTGAAATCCCGAGattcctcttttcttctctgcGGAGatcttgatgcaaaattgattatgtgtaatatattctGTGCGAGTTCCTTGAGAAGGGCGAAGACGCGACGCGTCTGCGTCGCGATCCTTGCAAAGGGCGAACACGGAATTTTATCGATGGTTTGTCCGTCCTACAATCTTTTATCGTGTAAATCTCTTTGTTGTGTTGCAGTAACGAAATTCATTCGCATCGGGATAGCCGACAAGAACGATAATCCCCCATATTTCGACAAGGGCCTCTACGAGGCTGAGGTAGACGAGAATGAGGACATTCAGCACACGGTGCTCACCGTCACCGCCAAAGATCACGACGAGTGTAAGTACCCGCCTTTTTATTATCACTAGCTTATTAATGTCTACCTCATTAACGTCTCAATAGTTGCCAAGTCACTTTCGCTCGTTTTCATTTTTGCACCGCAGCCGAAGCGAATAATCCACAATGTGCAAATGTTTTTGCgttaaatatgtttatatctGTAGATAgtcgttaatattaaatacatggTTAATTGTAAACGCGTAAATATCCAGCAGGATTAACACGCACAGAGAATACGGGATTGTGATGCATTTGTCACGGAACTGTGAGttcaatgaaatataaattcgcGCGCGATACTAACTCGCTTCCGGCTATCCTACAGAAGGAATCAGCATCTCTGAAAATACGAGTCATTTCCTGCTTCGAATTTACGGTCAAGAACTGATAATTACACACGTGTTATGAAAGAATTCACCCTTATAATCGGCGATGCGTGCAGTTAAACTCgctaataaaatgtgaatttgCGTGCAGAAGGCGTACATCATGGTACGAGTGCAATCAAACGGAGCCtctttgcatttaatttacctcgatatttttatctttctgaGTAATGAGATTAAACGTACCGTTATGCGATTTTCCGCGAATCCGGAgttgaaaatgtttaatttaccGTTCGACAAACATCGATGACGCACGTGAAATTGATATCTACATTTGATCGTGCAATACGCGTACACATGGAGACGCACAAATTTAATCCTGActgctttttttttaattgattacACAGCCGATATGGCGTAAACAGATTATTGTTGCGGCAGTACGTGACGAATAATACAACGCCAAACGATTACAATCGGATAAACGAGCAAATAAACACACGATGATCTCTACGTAATCATTTTTTCTCGTAATTAGTGCATTAAAGAGTCACAGTGACGCTATGAATACAAGTTGCATACTAAGACAAtggtttattaaaaataattttggctttcttaataaataactaaTCAAAAATCTTTCTATTTCTAGATATTgtcttaaaaattatatatttttatgatgatatatatatttttttatatgcacatatcttaaaaatgtattagTGATGCAAAAGAAtccacatatataatatatccatAAGACAGAGTGCCAGGGGAAGAAGGGAGACCATTATTAAAACGGATAAGGTCCAAATCAAATTTTAGCGTTGCGGTGCTATCGTCTGACCCGATCTAAAATCGAATTTACCGGATAACATTTTTGTAAAGTAACTTTTACTGGTATTTCATATGTACATCACCATAAAACGCGAATTATCGCGAGATGGATCGTGAGAGGAACTTTAAATAGCGATCGGTTCGAGGAGGATCTccacgcagcagcagcatccCTTCTTCTCCACGAACTTTCTCATTCGATAAAACTAGCTCGCAGCGAGGAAACTTTTATCTTGAGATTCACTCAATTACGAGCGTCGCAAGGAAGAAGTCGCGTCTTACGCTTTTATTAAGAGCCTTATCATCCCACTTTCTGTCGCAGCCTCGCGTATTCGATACGAGATCACGAGCGGGAACATAGGCGGTGCATTCGCCGTGAAGAACATGACCGGCGCCATTTACGTCGCCGGTGCGTTGGACTATGAGACGAGGAAGAGGGTTGGTATATCGTCATAAATGTCAGTCAAGCGTGCGTCACTTGAAGGCCTTACACCACACTTTGTAGCTCATTTAGCGGCCTTACTCATTCGGAAATTACAGCAAACGATGTCTTCCTTGTCAAGGAAAAAagttacaattataaattcttctcGCCTTTTATCTTTTCTCTCAAGAATAATCgagcaattaattattccttaattattcagttaataatatcataggaagtttcttttaaattatgaGCGAGCAATAGCAATCGACAGTTGAAGtctaaagagaaataatttaatcataatatagatagttgattaaaattttttgcattttcaaaTGCGATAAATATCGGAATCGGAATATTCAACGATGATGTAATTCGCTCTGGTCTCTTGCAGTACGAGCTTCGGCTTACCGCCTCAGACAACCTGAAGGAGAATTACACGACGGTTGTAATTCACGTGAAGGACGTAAACGACAACCCGCCCGTCTTCGAGCGGCCAAATTACAGAACACAAATTACCGAGGAGGACGACAGGACCCTGCCGAAACGTGTCCTCGGGGTAATTGCTCCTCTTCTGTGATCGTTACATTCAACTTCCGAATCATAGATATCGACTGGCTAGAAATGTTCGCCTCGCAACGAAAGGATTACATTATTCATCAATtcgcaattaatatttgattcaCAGGTCACTGCGACTGACGGAGACAAAGACAGGCCGCAAAATATCGTCTATTTCCTGACCGGCCAGGGTATCGATCCTGATAACCCTGCGAACAGCAAATTTGACATTAACCGCACGACCGGAGAGATCTTCGTGCTAAAGGTCTGTATCTGAATCCGCCATGTCGTAATGGGAAATTGGGTCGACGTTGTTAACGTTATCGCGAACAATTAATTCTCCCGCACTGTCCTAGTAGCGTAATAATTTccgtttaatataatttaacatcATTTGTTACATTCGTATATTATCGCGtgtagaaaatttaattttccagcgaaatataatacatctttatataaattgcggtataaatattgttacataCGCTTTTCGATTATTAACGCTTGAGATTGGATTAGAAGAAATGGTCGCGTTTCcattaatacaattatagaCATGATAGAATAAACTAAACgaatttttttccaaattgttCTCATAAGTTCCACttttaaaagcacaaaaaacatttttatttttcaaattcattGAGAGTTGGCACAACAACGTCATTCAATTATCATGCGGCAGTCGCCTGGATCGATATTTAAACGCACGGCATAATTTAGCACCTGGTTGCCGCGGATATATCAATTCTTCAGAACTGCAGAACGCACATATTTGCGCACGTGGCGGCGAACGCAATATCGCAACGGCCACGGTGGAATAATTCAAATATCGGCGCCGCGAGACGCGATATTGAGTTTCGAGAGAAGACCGTGTCAATACACGACGTCCAACGTCGAACTCTACGTTCGACTGGCCGCTCAAAGGGTTCCCGTGTGACCTCTCTCCCCTTTTTCTGCCGGTAGCCGCTGGACAGAGATCAACCGAATGGCCGGCCGCAGTGGCGGTTCACCGTGTTTGCCCAGGACGAGGGCGGGGAGGGTCTCGTGGGTTACGCTGACGTCCAAGTCAACCTCAAGGACATCAATGACAACGCCCCGATATTCCCGCAGGGGGTCTACTTCGGCAACGTCACCGAGAACGGCACCGCAGGTTCGTGGGAAGGCCGGTGGGCCGGATCCGCAATGCGGTCGCATTCATGTACCCGGTTACAATCACGCCGATATTACATTCTCGCGCCATTCAAGGGACCTCAGACATCGAATATACTGACTTAGCTCTTCAGAGATGCGATGATGAAAATGTTTCTTGATCAACAACTATGTCGCCGTTGAAAATTCCGCGATGAATTCTTGCTAATGAATAAAACGGAAATAGAGATTTGTTTAACGGTCTTAAACTTGCGATTGAAACTTGTAGAAATAAAGTTTtcattaaagaattaaattctAATCTTCATAAATTCTAATCTTTTCCGCCAGGAATGGTAGTAATGACGATGACAGCTGTAGACTACGATGATCCGAGCGAAGGCACGAACGCAAGGCTCATCTATTCCATCGAGAAGAACGTTATCGAGGAGGAAACTGGTTCGCCCATCTTCGAGATTGAATCGGAAACTGGCGTGATCAAGACTGCTGTGTGCTGCTTGGACAGGGAACGCACCCCGGATTATTCTATACAAGTCGTCGCGATGGATGGAGGGGGGTTAAAAGGTGAGATTCCTCCAAACCCTAATTTTCAATCGCATAATCGAATAAATATGGTcacacattttttatttataattttcagtaTCATCgtgattatatttttgtgttaaatgaTATCTGGAATGCATGAGAATTTATTAACAACGGTGACAATATCTAAATGAATGCTAATGAAAGATTCACGATTACTTGATTGTTGTGTAAAGTTTATTAATGCAACACTCATCGAAAACGGAAGAATgccttttatattttttccttaCTTTATATGCACTTTCAAGAAAATATGACTAGCTGTCGAGTGCTGTCCTTTGTCAACCacatttcttttcaaatattcatTTGCAATGTGCACAAAAGTTGGTATTCCATGCCGCCAAGTGGATAAAACAACCACGAGCGTTTTCGGATCCGCGATCGCAGTATcgttttgcatattttaaacGTTCTCCCAGATGGTTGATATTCCGTTCGATGCGAAGCATGTTATGGCACGTATGCGTTTCTTCTTTCCAGGGACCGGGACAGCATCGATACGGGTCaaagatataaacgatatGCCACCGCAATTCACAAAGGAAGAGTGGTTCACCGAGGTGGACGAGACGGAAGGACCGGACCTGCCGGAAATGCCGATACTCACCGTCACTGTCCACGATGAGGACGAGACCAATAAATTCCAATACAAGGTATCTCGCGCGTGTTCGCAATGCGACATTTTAAAACGGTTTTTCAAGTAGgatgtattaaatttatcatatgGATGATCATCCATATGATCCTTTTTTCCTCTGGGTTCCATCTCGGAAGTATTTTGCGACTGGAACTTGTCATGAAAAATAAGTGTCCATTCGCATTCAtcggaataaaatttaacaagattgaaattaaattttaatttaatttcatagtTGCAATGTATTACAAATGCAGTTAAATTAGATAggtagattaaaattaaaaaagagaagTGAAAGCAAATTTACAAAGTATCTCATTGCGCCAATTGTTctcttaaaaaattgaaatatgttttaaaaataaaagtttaattactgcgaataaaaaatgtaattactatattcttctttctatttagaagataataatttttacgatgattttCAGGTAATCGAGAGCAGCGGTTACGGTGCCGACAAATTTACTATGGTACGAAACAATGACGGCACGGGATCGTTGAAAATTGTACAATCGCTAGACTATGAGGACCAACTGCAGAGTAATGGCTTTAGGTTTAGGATACAAGTGAACGATAAGGTGagcaacaaaaatattatataagacaTGTCAAATTTTAGAGAGTTTGatatataagtaaaaataGCATTCTCTATCAAAAAATATGTCAATCAAAAACTTATTTTGCGCGAGAGATGATTTCACTATTATGAACTTACGAAACTACTGAATACAATTTTCCGAATTTGTCATTGAACCGGAACAATCATTCTATTTAGGGCGAGGATAATGACAACGATAAATACCACGTTGCCTATTCTTGGGTGGTCGTGAAATTGCGAGACATCAACGACAATCAACCGCAGTTTGAAAAAGCCAATATCGAGACCACCGTGCCAGAGAACGCTAGAATAGGCAGCAGCCTAGAAACATTCAAGGCTACTGATCCGGATCAAGGTGGAAAAAGCAAGGTCTCCTACTCCATTGACAGAAGCTCCGATCGAAAGAGGCAGTTCTTCATCAACGAGAACGGCACCGTATCAATACAGAGAAGTCTTGACCGTGAAGAAACTCCTCGGCATcaggtaaaaattaattgattacgatatcaatttaaatttaaaaaaagtattttgttatttaattctgaataaataaataatagtgaAAGTGGAACATTTCttacagaaaaattataaaactaaaCTAATTCTagttagatattttattatgtaataattaatataacgtatttttaaaacatatttttttatgtaacataaaagttattaaaatatgaaagttaCTAAAATGTAATTGTCTGTCGCCCTAGGTTAAAATCTTGGCGATCGACGATGGAATACCACCGAAAACAGCAACAGCCACTCTGACAGTCGTCGTGCAAGACATCAATGATAATCCACCCAGATTCCTGAAGGACTATCGTCCAGTTTTGCCGGAATACGCGCAGACCAAGAAAGTCGTCGAGATTCTCGCTACCGATGACGATGACCGATCCAGAAGCAATGGACCTCCGTTTACCTTCAGAATGGACCCTAACGCGAACGACGTTATCAGAGCCAGCTTCAAAGTCGAAAGCGATAACAGTAAGTGCGGTTAATCTTGACTTTTacgaattatattttcaagtttCCCGAGAAAAGAATCTTAAATTCTTTCTCGACGTTTTTCTGCTTTTATCTTTTGCGAGATTTATCGTTCGTATTCTCTTCAatgtttaatgtttaaattaaaaaagctcGATTAACGGTTTAAATCAGTGTGCATCGCATCAGTACATAAAATCGTGAAGTGTAGAGCTCATTCTCGTTCTCTGTTCATTTTGCAGAGGGGGCGAACGGAGACGGAATGGCCGTGGTGTCATCCCTGCGATCGTTCGACAGGGAACAGCAAAAGGAATTCCTGATTCCCATCGTCATCAAGGATTCCGGGAATCCTTCCATGTCCGGGACCAGTACCTTGACGGTTATCATAGGCGACGttaacgataataaaatgcaGCCAGGATCCAAGGAGATCTTTGTATATAACTACGCTGTACGTGTCCAGATTACGTTGCATTATGCAAGCGGTCGTATTATGTAAATCGTACTGTATCATTCAAGTTTCTCGTCTCTCATGCGGTCGGTTGCCGAAACACAGCTTCAATTTCATTTaccgctctctctttctctttcgagaGAGCTTCATCCGTCGCTGCAGCCATAATCCGCAATCTGTAACCGTATTCCAGGGGCAATCGCCGGATACCGAGATAGGCAGGGTGTACGTGTACGATTTGGACGACTGGGATTTACCGGACAAGAAGTTCTattgggagggactcgagCATGCACAATTCAGGCTCGACGAGGATACGGGGATGATCTACATGAAATCCGGCACGCACGACGGCAAGTATCATCTGCGATTTAAGGTTTACGATCGGAAGCACACGCAGACGGACGTGCCCGCGAATGTCACCGTCACTGTCAAGAGTATACCACACGAGGCAGTGCTGAATTCCGGCTCGGTACGGATATCCGGGATAACGGACGAGGACTTCATTCGCATCTGGAATTACCAGGTGAGCTGATTCTAgtaaaattttacgaaatatatccgcaaaagaatctattttatttagattaattttagatattatattattcatgcagttcaatttcaattataatgcacataataataatgcagatttatttttattttaatttcttcttcagtTTTAAACAAATCGCGTAAATTGTGATGCATGTATAGAagctaataaaataagaagaattaatacgagatttatttcaatttcagaATCAAACACTATCTCGGAGCAAGGCAGATTTGTTCAGGGATAAGCTATCGCATCTGCTGAACATTGACAGAGACAACGTGGACGTATTTAGCGTTCAATTAAGGAGAATGCACCCACCATTAACAGACGTCAGATTCGCCGCGCACGGTTCACTGTACTATAAACCGGTTAGGCTTAACGGCATCGTGCTGATGCATCGAGAAGAGGTGATGATCATTACGCTTGCTTACtcgaaaattttcttaaattatattaaacaaaagCTCACCATATTTAAACGAATTCTCCGAAATGATTGATAAATCGCACGTGAAATTAACAGATCGAGAAAGACGTGGGCATCAACATTACCATGGTCGGCATCGACGAGTGTTACTACGAGAACGAGATGTGCGAGGGCAGTTGCACGAACACTCTCGACATCAGCAATCTGCCATACATGGTGAACGCGAACAGGACCGCCCTGGTCGGTGTGCGTGTGGACGTAATAGCAGAGTGCACTTGCGGGGCGCGGAATTTCAGCAAGGGCGAGTCATGCAGGAACAGCCCTTGCTATAACGGTGGACGCTGTGTGGAAGACCGATTTGGATTGTCGTAAGTGAAAAGCAATCAAGCTTCACGTTAACGTGTTACATCGCATGTATTAACGCGAATCGTTGctttctcatatttttcttaGTTCTCTACAAGAAACTCTCGTTAAATAacacagaaattattttatcttggatcattttccttctttcgctcgcgaattattgttacaactttttatgtattttgctATCTTAGATGTCAATGTCCATCTGGCTACAACGGCCCGAGGTGTCAGCAAACGGCCAGGAGTTTCCGCGGCAACGGTTGGGCATGGTATCCCGCTTTGGAGATGTGCGACAACAGCCATTTGAGCTTCGAGTTTATCACGAGAAAGTCGGATGGATTGTTACTGTACAACGGTCCGATCGTCCCTCCCGAAGCCGACGAAATAATGGTTTCCGGTAAGATCAAAATTCTTTTGCGCGGAATAATCGTAATTAGATGCACagctaattaaaaaaatttaattaaatttctcatcAACAATTAAACGCGTGAACAGATTTCATCTCAGTCGAGTTGGAACGCGGTATACCGCGGCTGCTGATCGATTTTGGATCGGGTACGCTGGAATTGAAAGTGAAGCCGAAGAAAACCTTAGATGACGGCGAGTGGCATCGACTTGACGTTTTCTGGAATACGGAGGTAAGATCAACGATATTGCCGAGAAATATTATTCTGACGTTTGCACCacttaagaaaatattaatggaTTCGTAAAGaatctataatattttgaaaatatccGTACGAGCTTACAAAACGTTTCAGCCAACATTGCGttatgaaacaaaattatacagAATTATTCTGCATTATACTACATTACactaaataaaagaatataaaattattgtaaaaagatgCTTATACTACcattattactttaaaaattgtttatattattttaatattaagtagaaaaaaatgagttttcaattttctaaatctaaaaAGTACGATCCTAAACCCGAAATTTAATTCATCTTGCAGACCGTCAAGCTCATCATCGACTACTGCAAATCCGCGGAGATATCCGAGCTGGAGGACGGTACTCCGCCCGAATTCAACGACACGAGTTGTCAAGCTACGGGCACAGTGCCGCCGTTTAACGAGTACCTGAACGTAAACGCACCATTACAAATCGGCGGTCTGTACGTCGAGCAATTCGATCCGACGCACTACAAGTGGAAGCACATGCCGGTAGGCAAGGGCTTCGACGGCTGCATCAAGAACCTCTTCCACAACAGCAAGCTGTACGACCTCGCGCATCCGGGTCTGTCGCGGAACAGCGTCGCCGGCTGCACACAGACCGAGGAGATCTGCAACAACCAGGAGTCGACATTCCGCTGCTGGGAACACGGCACTTGCGTGGGCAGCTTCACCGAGGCGAGATGCCAGTGCAATCCCGGCTGGACCGGTCCCGGATGCATGACGCCGACAATCCCGACCACCTTCAAGCCCCAAAGTTACGTCAAGTACGCGTTGTCCTTCGAGCCGGACAAGTACTCCACTCAGGTGCAACTGAGATTCCGCACGCGGGAGATTCACGGCGAACTGTTCAGAGTGAGCGATCAGCACAACAGGGAATACGCCATTCTGGAGGTGAGTGCGTTTTTAAAATCATCATTCCAATCGTCGCGGAATCATTTTTGATTCGCGCTATGAAtgttttatcgatttttataaaattcgattCATCACGTGTATTTTTAATCACTTACGCCATCAATTCGTTTTAACGTGACAGGGAGAAGTGCGATTGCATCATGTGATGGTCTGATTACTTTTCCGGTGTAAAccgatttagaaaaaaaacattttaaatggaatattgtacgtaaaataaaatatttatatataaaatggtaCAAAATGTATCCGTTACAACAAAGCTCTTTTTAAAACAGCTTCTTCAAAATCATCGATAATTTTAGATTAAGAAGGCTcatcaaagaagaaaaattttgaGATTTTTCGTTTAATACACTGTCTGAAATTTCTATTTGCTATGATTTCAGATCAAAGACAGCAGACTGCACTTCAGATATAATCTGAACAGCCTTCGGACGGAAGAGCGCGATATCTGGCTTTCGGCAATAGCTGTCGATGATGGACAATGGCACACGGTCAGAGTGTCGAGATACGGATCCGCGGCGACCTTAGAGTTGGATGGCGGCGAAGGACGAAGATTCAACGAGACCTTCTCCTTTGAAGGCCATCAGTGGCTCTTGGTGGACAAGCAGGAAGGTGTCTACGCGGGTGGCAAGGCGGAGTACACTGGCGTTCGCACGTTTGAAGTTTACGCAGATTATCAGAAAGGTAACGTGAATGAATTTATAGggagaaataattatacgtgtgcttctattattagatattcaatatttaattaattttttacgataattattCACCAGTATGcacatataataattctctCATTTTGCTTATTTCATTTAACGATTTCCTGTAGTTAATGCAattgtaatgtaatttaaaacatatagatatttctatattttggtaaataataatacaacatAAAGtacgaaaatgttttaatacttttatattattaaatcttaataatcttaaatctaaatcttaaatttagaaaatatctgtaaaaagaaatcgagttaattatagttattattatttcaagaagattttcataatttctatCGCGAATTGTTACGTAATGAACCAAATTCATTAACGCAATCGTGTGTAACTCCTAACAAAATTCTCAGGTTGTTTGGACGACATAAGATTAGAAGGGAAGCACCTCCCGCTGCCGCCCGCCATGAACGGAACGCAATGGGGTCAAGCAACCATGGCGCGAAATCTCGAGAGAAACTGCCCCTCGAACAAGCCATGCGCCAACGTTATCTGCCAGGATCCGTTCGAGTGCATTGATCTTTGGAACGAGTACGACTGCACGTGAGTATTATTTCTATTGTATTTTCATATTCACGGTTTTAGAGCGATCAATACGTGACGATATTTCGATCGCAGCTGCGGAGAGGGGCGGATTCCGTCGCCGGATAACAAGGGCTGCATGGACAAGAACGAGTGCATCGACTATCCCTGCCTAAATGGCGGCAGGTGCATCAATCAGGATCCGCGATTCCGATACCGTTGCATTTGCCCGGACGGTTTCTGGGGTGAGAACTGCGAACTGGTGCAGGAGGGTCAGACGCTGAAACTTAGCATGGGCGCGTTGGCGGCTATTCTCGTCTGTCTTTTGATCATTCTTGGTGAGTACGTCCAAAACGCTTTGATCACCGTCGAAAATTCTATTGTACTAGTTAGTACTGTATTTGATGCacgtcttttatttttattatattttaaatactaGATTTACAACACgtaatactttattttattgttttttatttgagCACATTTCTTTATTCCATGTTTCAGTATTCACTTTCGTGGTAACCCGCTGATTGATTGGAAAATAAAGCGTTTTATCACAAAAGCTTgcgtctctttcttttcttattccTGTGTTTTGCACTACTTTGTTCTTTGCACTTGCTTGACTCTCTAATCAAAATCTGCATATGAGCGCCGCACGAAAGAATTCTCGAAGCTTTCGTCTTGGAGATGATGTTCCAACTCACAAGACTGACACTATTCGCTTTGCACAGTGGATCCTCTTATATCCTGCACTTTCTTGAACTATCAGTAGAGAAGTATTATTTCGGTATTAGCAATGATCAAACTTTCTGGATTGCAACAATCATCTCATCGATATTGCAGTTCTCGTGCTGGTGTTCGTGGTTTACAACCGAAGGCGGGAGGCGCACATAAAGTATCCTGGTCCGGACGATGACGTGAGAGAGAACATCATCAACTACGACGACGAGGGCGGCGGAGAGGACGACATGACAGCGTTTGACATCACGCCTCTGCAAATCCCGATCGGCGGCCCGATTCCGGAAATGGGCGGCAAGCTGCCCCCATGTAAAGTAGCCTGTACGTCACATTTCTCTCAATATTTGGACTCATGAAGAAGGATaatttatgagaattgaataagTGACAAGAGTGCTGTTCTCAGATCCACTTGGACCGGAGCCGAACGTTGGCATCTTCATTGAGGATCACAAGAAGAGGGCCGACAGCGACCCGAACGCACCGCCCTTCGACGATTTACGGAATTATGCGTATGAGGGTGGCGGAAGCACCGCAGGTTCTCTCGAATCATTAGCCTCTGGTATGTGAAAGAGAAAATTcttgaatatttcaaatttgatacattttacaaaaattaatgttacttaatttttcttctgtttTAAAGCGAAGATTTTTAAGATCTTTTAATAGATCTTTTGACATTCTATTTGAgagtttcttttaattctaattatttatcatattcgACTtggaattttcattatttatcatatttggcgagtaatataagattaatgaaatttgtGTTAATAATCGACAATACTACTTCGAATTGCAGGCACAGACGACGAGCAGCACGAGTACGAGTACTTAGGCGCCTGGGGACCGAGATTCGACAAGCTGGCCGACATGTACGGGCCCACGGAGGagagcgaggaggag
Coding sequences within:
- the LOC105285306 gene encoding neural-cadherin isoform X1 translates to MPVLSADVDVELDVVDRNNKPPVWDANVYGPIHIKENVTVGTVVTSVKASSGIDNNPTVFYHLMPGSTAQTNKFHTFYLQQRAEQSTTWADIKVNHPLDYESIKEYNLTIRVENNGAQQLASEATVYIMLEDVNDEIPLFTEREQETVLEGEPVGSKVTQVNAIDKDGTFPNNQVTYYVVDSNRNEGKDYFEINRETGEIFTKVMFDREKQGAYALEVEARDGAPSARPNSNGQPNSVTKFIRIGIADKNDNPPYFDKGLYEAEVDENEDIQHTVLTVTAKDHDESSRIRYEITSGNIGGAFAVKNMTGAIYVAGALDYETRKRYELRLTASDNLKENYTTVVIHVKDVNDNPPVFERPNYRTQITEEDDRTLPKRVLGVTATDGDKDRPQNIVYFLTGQGIDPDNPANSKFDINRTTGEIFVLKPLDRDQPNGRPQWRFTVFAQDEGGEGLVGYADVQVNLKDINDNAPIFPQGVYFGNVTENGTAGMVVMTMTAVDYDDPSEGTNARLIYSIEKNVIEEETGSPIFEIESETGVIKTAVCCLDRERTPDYSIQVVAMDGGGLKGTGTASIRVKDINDMPPQFTKEEWFTEVDETEGPDLPEMPILTVTVHDEDETNKFQYKVIESSGYGADKFTMVRNNDGTGSLKIVQSLDYEDQLQSNGFRFRIQVNDKGEDNDNDKYHVAYSWVVVKLRDINDNQPQFEKANIETTVPENARIGSSLETFKATDPDQGGKSKVSYSIDRSSDRKRQFFINENGTVSIQRSLDREETPRHQVKILAIDDGIPPKTATATLTVVVQDINDNPPRFLKDYRPVLPEYAQTKKVVEILATDDDDRSRSNGPPFTFRMDPNANDVIRASFKVESDNKGANGDGMAVVSSLRSFDREQQKEFLIPIVIKDSGNPSMSGTSTLTVIIGDVNDNKMQPGSKEIFVYNYAGQSPDTEIGRVYVYDLDDWDLPDKKFYWEGLEHAQFRLDEDTGMIYMKSGTHDGKYHLRFKVYDRKHTQTDVPANVTVTVKSIPHEAVLNSGSVRISGITDEDFIRIWNYQNQTLSRSKADLFRDKLSHLLNIDRDNVDVFSVQLRRMHPPLTDVRFAAHGSLYYKPVRLNGIVLMHREEIEKDVGINITMVGIDECYYENEMCEGSCTNTLDISNLPYMVNANRTALVGVRVDVIAECTCGARNFSKGESCRNSPCYNGGRCVEDRFGLSCQCPSGYNGPRCQQTARSFRGNGWAWYPALEMCDNSHLSFEFITRKSDGLLLYNGPIVPPEADEIMVSDFISVELERGIPRLLIDFGSGTLELKVKPKKTLDDGEWHRLDVFWNTETVKLIIDYCKSAEISELEDGTPPEFNDTSCQATGTVPPFNEYLNVNAPLQIGGLYVEQFDPTHYKWKHMPVGKGFDGCIKNLFHNSKLYDLAHPGLSRNSVAGCTQTEEICNNQESTFRCWEHGTCVGSFTEARCQCNPGWTGPGCMTPTIPTTFKPQSYVKYALSFEPDKYSTQVQLRFRTREIHGELFRVSDQHNREYAILEIKDSRLHFRYNLNSLRTEERDIWLSAIAVDDGQWHTVRVSRYGSAATLELDGGEGRRFNETFSFEGHQWLLVDKQEGVYAGGKAEYTGVRTFEVYADYQKGCLDDIRLEGKHLPLPPAMNGTQWGQATMARNLERNCPSNKPCANVICQDPFECIDLWNEYDCTCGEGRIPSPDNKGCMDKNECIDYPCLNGGRCINQDPRFRYRCICPDGFWGENCELVQEGQTLKLSMGALAAILVCLLIILVLVLVFVVYNRRREAHIKYPGPDDDVRENIINYDDEGGGEDDMTAFDITPLQIPIGGPIPEMGGKLPPCKVAYPLGPEPNVGIFIEDHKKRADSDPNAPPFDDLRNYAYEGGGSTAGSLESLASGTDDEQHEYEYLGAWGPRFDKLADMYGPTEESEEEE